The Deltaproteobacteria bacterium DNA segment GCTTCGGCACGTCGTTCGTCGCGGCGGCGATCAACCTCGTCTTCGGCCTCGTGGTTGCGTGGGTGCTGGTGCGATGCGAGTTCCCGGGTAAAAAAATCGTTGACGCGATGGTCGATCTGCCATTCGCCCTGCCCACCGCCGTCGCGGGCATCGCGCTCACCACCCTGCTGGCGCCGACGGGCTGGATCGGTTCTCTCTTCGAGCCGCTCGGCCTCAAGATCGCCTTCACGCCGCTCGGCATCACGATCGCGCTCACGTTCATCAGCCTGCCCTTTGTCATTCGCACGGTGCAGCCGATCATCGAGGATCTGGGGACGGAGATCGAAGAGGCCGCCGCGAGCCTGGGCGCAACGCCAACGCAGACCTTCGTCCGCGTCGTGTTTCCCAACCTGCTGCCGGCGCTGATGACGGGGTTCGCGCTCGCCTTCGCGCGAGCGGTGGGCGAGTACGGCTCGGTCGTCTTCATCGCGGGCAACATGCCGATGAAGACCGAGATCGCCCCGCTGCTCATCATGACCAAGCTCGAACAATACGATTACGCGGGCGCGACCGCCATCGCCGCG contains these protein-coding regions:
- the cysT gene encoding sulfate ABC transporter permease subunit CysT: MAARRHSIIPGFGTTLGFTVLYLSLIVLIPLAGLFWKSASMSWTQLFETITSARVLAAYRLSFGTSFVAAAINLVFGLVVAWVLVRCEFPGKKIVDAMVDLPFALPTAVAGIALTTLLAPTGWIGSLFEPLGLKIAFTPLGITIALTFISLPFVIRTVQPIIEDLGTEIEEAAASLGATPTQTFVRVVFPNLLPALMTGFALAFARAVGEYGSVVFIAGNMPMKTEIAPLLIMTKLEQYDYAGATAIAAVMLVVSFALLFVINALQRWSDWSTRSV